One Psychrilyobacter piezotolerans DNA window includes the following coding sequences:
- a CDS encoding UvrD-helicase domain-containing protein: MLKSRLRLLKKKEETPNGIIKEGVNFYPASYLKLPLSKIEREILKTVNNLSVKSKVFVNLNAISDEEIHVILSKSKILCLIPIAMDNLEKFLKLRELIYNDQIKKFRKNIKNRLLDHRALRKDETELKFALEVKFIFKSESVKNLRRNNFKFKNEEKCYLDDNVLLNEELKKEILLSKKSKEMTEEDHNNIIHLLAPEYVIPKAKENKNIPTIVENPKDIDITSFLLDSSQIDIINDIKLGNSLILASAGSGKSVILFSKALKIAAKNPDKEVLVLCFNKNLASYYEWKISISGFRVRNLKCLTFHKFLENILSENVMSVRFRKKDDEYWTKVFERARQLVKTSNTLKKYFGIFIDEIQIFKPEWYKFCIDMLEDLDKNYLSICGDVSQNVNKNIKAGIAPWQGKGLPNYRGRSIRLNKNYRNTKEITNYMNSFINKVKKSIEQYSIEVENQNEMYVLGESLYSGDKVRYFESSRLNVIDKIIEEIEYYNEVKKIPLQEIAVLFPYRQYGLKKYYIDYWLENKLKEKYIDFTSIISSGNNLGKYYSQIEGVVLSTIESSLGLDFDAVILTGLLPLGEYKKSKQLARKRKITEEVKEEFLDAVNKIYTGCTRARKNLSIISDVSSTESDYVKFIKESI; the protein is encoded by the coding sequence ATGCTAAAAAGTAGATTAAGATTATTAAAAAAGAAAGAAGAGACTCCAAATGGGATCATAAAAGAAGGTGTTAATTTTTATCCAGCTTCTTATTTAAAACTACCACTGTCAAAAATTGAGCGTGAAATATTAAAAACCGTAAATAACCTATCAGTAAAATCTAAAGTATTTGTGAATCTTAACGCTATTAGTGATGAAGAAATACATGTTATTTTAAGTAAAAGTAAAATTTTATGTTTGATTCCAATTGCAATGGATAATCTTGAAAAATTTTTAAAATTGAGAGAGCTAATTTATAATGATCAAATAAAAAAGTTTAGAAAAAATATTAAAAATAGACTTTTAGATCACAGAGCTTTAAGAAAAGATGAAACAGAATTAAAGTTTGCTTTAGAAGTAAAGTTTATATTTAAAAGTGAGTCGGTAAAAAATTTAAGAAGAAATAATTTTAAATTTAAGAATGAAGAAAAATGTTATTTAGATGATAATGTTTTATTAAATGAGGAATTAAAAAAAGAAATACTGTTAAGTAAGAAAAGTAAAGAGATGACAGAGGAAGATCATAATAATATTATTCATTTATTAGCTCCTGAGTACGTAATCCCAAAAGCGAAAGAGAATAAAAATATTCCAACGATAGTAGAAAACCCGAAAGACATAGATATTACTTCTTTTTTATTAGACAGTTCACAGATAGATATAATTAACGATATTAAACTTGGAAATTCTTTGATACTAGCATCTGCAGGGAGTGGTAAAAGTGTTATTCTATTTTCAAAGGCTTTAAAAATTGCAGCTAAAAACCCAGATAAAGAAGTACTGGTTCTATGCTTTAATAAGAATCTAGCAAGCTATTATGAATGGAAAATATCTATTTCAGGTTTTAGAGTTCGTAATCTAAAGTGTCTAACTTTTCATAAATTTTTAGAAAATATATTGTCAGAAAATGTTATGAGTGTAAGATTTCGCAAGAAGGATGACGAGTATTGGACAAAAGTTTTTGAAAGAGCTAGGCAATTAGTTAAGACTTCTAACACATTAAAAAAATATTTTGGAATTTTTATAGATGAGATTCAAATATTTAAGCCAGAATGGTATAAATTTTGTATTGATATGTTAGAAGATTTAGATAAAAATTACCTGTCTATTTGTGGAGATGTTTCACAGAATGTAAATAAAAATATTAAAGCAGGAATAGCACCATGGCAAGGTAAGGGGCTACCAAACTACCGAGGTAGAAGTATTAGATTAAATAAAAACTATAGAAATACAAAAGAAATAACGAATTATATGAATAGTTTTATAAATAAAGTAAAAAAGAGTATTGAACAATACTCCATTGAAGTAGAAAATCAAAATGAAATGTATGTTCTAGGAGAATCACTCTACAGTGGTGATAAAGTTAGATATTTTGAGAGTAGTCGTTTAAATGTTATTGATAAAATAATTGAAGAAATAGAGTACTATAATGAAGTAAAAAAAATACCACTACAAGAAATAGCAGTATTATTTCCATATAGACAATATGGTCTGAAAAAATATTATATAGACTATTGGCTTGAAAACAAGCTTAAAGAAAAATATATTGATTTTACTTCTATAATATCAAGCGGAAATAATTTAGGAAAGTATTATAGTCAAATAGAAGGAGTAGTACTTTCAACAATAGAATCTTCCCTGGGTCTAGACTTTGATGCAGTTATTTTAACTGGTTTACTTCCACTAGGAGAGTATAAAAAGTCAAAACAATTAGCACGAAAAAGAAAAATAACAGAAGAAGTAAAAGAAGAATTCTTAGATGCAGTGAATAAAATATATACGGGATGTACGAGAGCAAGAAAGAATTTATCAATCATATCAGATGTTTCTTCAACAGAATCTGATTACGTTAAATTTATAAAAGAATCTATTTAA
- a CDS encoding DEAD/DEAH box helicase family protein, whose amino-acid sequence MNKHEIFARHIANEFKELLTGESQTRVVGEQPQDKFFIGQLASRNEKDNYFSSKVDISQIGVDFYVRAKDIGETQLEIEPLGNIFYRVIPTYEEQRNKLINHLGLKTFDEVISKYEDIKGKKGQENRFKVKLEEVYEKISLADDIKIVVNTREILNEKKTKGIKRISLNNFLDNKLKNFPDNKKYKVEKAKVKVHDLLDKESYENFLKNNLGDYNKFTPDISVDVEIKRIDENYRASVNIVNRTENLRNIKHCKSIFNSGIKIKVINNEVQPFKLNYFKDDYKYKGEVYAKGNNCSVDVLNNQIIKTNNIPTYEQKRLKTKDDVIKVRFDELITNPVQQLNQVLNKMNLELDKWKQDRDIIGLENSKALNQYDEECKAFEWEIFRFRNGIKEIEKRVSVRKSFISMNRTFKENATDIKIGKVEFDSWRLFQIVFIVSQIPDIITSEYKEEIENSKIENVDLLYFPTGGGKTEAFLGATVFTLFFDRIRGKECGVSALIKYPLRLLSIQQVERLSKVLASAENERKMNIKDYPGERFSSGYFVGDNNTPNKLTKENVKNLEGASKTKLNQKYRIIDICPFCENESVEVVFDKENWRLKHICTTKNCHSEGELPIYIVDREIFRYLPSVIVSTIDKIASIGIQSNFRNILGEVTHKCPKHGFTSKSRCVESTERGICNEDIADFEEVNIKDGAPTLIIQDEVHLLRESLGTYNSHYETLIDYFIKKLVKNNKKVKLIGATATVTDYQNQIRQLYNKDAIKFPATSTKLNENFYSKIFEDDLNRIIISYAPYGRAIVNSVVYSMKYFRTILFKYLNNIKKFDDIKGLESLSNKERLNILKDYWIFIEYNNVKRDSNRVEGALENNINIELINEDIPKFKIRKMTGDSNFQEVRKTLSEIDNYDANGVFNGINLISATSMISHGVDTSKFNLMFFFGMPGNTAEYIQAYSRTGRKHPGIVIDIMRPTRDRDLSYLKYFNDFHEYKDLLVEPVPINRWANNAIYSTFSGIFSSLILNYYDFKLKDKYENVYMDKNLKSAIENGDIKAEEVKKHILNIYNCLRDDRELDIAKNYSQVIDETVDFFFEEIKRKSFDGKTYITTLLDELLIEFRQPMNSLRDTDKNVTIELT is encoded by the coding sequence ATGAATAAACATGAGATTTTTGCAAGACATATTGCAAATGAATTTAAAGAACTTTTGACAGGTGAGAGTCAAACAAGAGTGGTCGGAGAACAGCCACAAGATAAATTTTTTATAGGTCAACTTGCTTCTCGAAATGAAAAAGATAATTATTTCTCTTCAAAAGTAGATATAAGTCAAATAGGAGTAGATTTTTATGTAAGGGCTAAAGATATTGGAGAAACACAGTTAGAGATTGAGCCTTTAGGAAATATATTTTATAGGGTTATTCCAACTTATGAAGAGCAGAGGAATAAGCTTATTAATCACTTGGGGTTAAAAACATTTGATGAAGTTATTTCAAAATATGAAGATATAAAAGGGAAGAAAGGTCAAGAAAATAGGTTTAAAGTAAAACTAGAAGAAGTATATGAAAAAATTTCTTTGGCTGATGATATAAAGATAGTTGTTAACACTAGAGAAATTCTTAATGAAAAGAAAACAAAGGGGATTAAAAGAATAAGTTTAAATAATTTTTTGGACAATAAACTTAAGAATTTTCCTGATAATAAAAAATATAAAGTTGAAAAGGCAAAGGTGAAAGTTCATGATTTACTAGATAAAGAATCGTATGAAAACTTTCTTAAAAATAACTTAGGTGATTACAATAAATTTACTCCAGACATATCAGTAGATGTAGAAATAAAAAGAATTGATGAAAACTATAGAGCTTCAGTTAATATTGTAAATAGAACAGAAAATCTTAGAAATATAAAACACTGTAAAAGTATATTTAATAGTGGAATAAAAATAAAGGTAATAAATAATGAAGTTCAGCCATTTAAATTGAATTACTTTAAAGATGACTATAAATATAAGGGAGAAGTATATGCTAAAGGAAATAACTGTAGTGTAGATGTTTTAAATAATCAAATTATAAAAACTAATAATATTCCAACTTATGAACAGAAAAGGTTGAAAACTAAAGATGATGTAATAAAAGTGAGATTTGATGAACTAATAACTAATCCTGTGCAACAACTGAATCAAGTTTTAAATAAAATGAATCTAGAGCTTGATAAATGGAAACAAGACAGAGACATAATAGGTCTTGAAAATAGTAAGGCATTAAACCAATATGATGAAGAGTGTAAAGCTTTTGAATGGGAAATTTTTAGATTTAGAAATGGTATTAAAGAAATAGAAAAACGTGTAAGCGTAAGAAAAAGCTTTATATCTATGAATAGAACATTTAAAGAAAATGCTACGGATATAAAAATCGGTAAAGTGGAATTTGATAGCTGGAGACTTTTCCAAATAGTTTTTATTGTGTCACAAATACCTGATATTATAACAAGTGAATATAAAGAGGAGATAGAAAATTCAAAGATAGAAAATGTGGACTTACTTTATTTCCCAACTGGTGGAGGTAAAACCGAAGCTTTCTTAGGGGCAACAGTTTTTACACTTTTTTTTGACAGAATAAGAGGAAAGGAATGTGGTGTTTCAGCTCTTATAAAATATCCATTAAGATTATTATCGATTCAACAAGTAGAAAGACTATCAAAAGTTTTAGCATCTGCAGAAAATGAAAGAAAAATGAATATAAAAGATTATCCTGGTGAAAGGTTTTCATCGGGATACTTTGTTGGTGATAATAATACTCCAAATAAATTAACAAAAGAAAATGTCAAGAACTTAGAAGGAGCATCTAAGACGAAATTAAATCAAAAATATCGTATAATAGATATTTGCCCTTTTTGTGAAAATGAATCTGTCGAAGTCGTATTTGATAAAGAGAATTGGAGACTGAAACACATTTGTACAACTAAAAATTGCCATTCAGAAGGAGAACTACCTATATATATAGTAGATAGAGAAATCTTTAGGTATCTTCCAAGTGTAATAGTAAGTACTATAGATAAGATTGCTTCTATTGGAATCCAGTCAAACTTTAGGAATATCTTAGGAGAAGTAACACATAAATGCCCTAAACATGGATTTACTAGTAAGAGTAGATGTGTAGAAAGTACTGAGAGAGGGATCTGTAATGAAGATATCGCAGATTTTGAAGAAGTAAACATTAAAGATGGAGCTCCGACACTTATAATTCAAGATGAAGTTCATTTGCTACGAGAAAGCTTAGGGACATATAATTCACATTATGAAACACTGATTGATTACTTTATCAAAAAATTAGTTAAAAATAATAAAAAAGTAAAGTTGATAGGGGCAACAGCAACAGTAACAGACTATCAGAATCAAATAAGACAATTGTATAATAAAGACGCAATTAAATTTCCAGCAACGTCTACAAAGTTAAATGAAAATTTTTATTCTAAAATTTTTGAAGATGATTTAAATAGAATTATAATTTCTTATGCACCTTATGGACGGGCAATTGTAAATTCAGTTGTATATTCAATGAAATATTTTAGAACGATACTATTTAAATATTTAAATAACATAAAAAAATTTGATGATATAAAAGGCTTAGAGAGTTTAAGTAATAAAGAGAGACTTAATATCTTAAAAGACTACTGGATTTTTATTGAATATAATAATGTAAAAAGAGATAGTAATAGAGTAGAAGGAGCTTTAGAAAATAATATAAACATAGAATTAATAAATGAAGATATTCCAAAATTTAAAATAAGGAAAATGACAGGGGATAGTAACTTCCAAGAAGTTAGAAAAACATTATCTGAAATAGACAATTATGATGCTAACGGCGTTTTTAATGGCATAAATCTTATTTCTGCTACCAGTATGATATCTCATGGAGTTGATACGTCTAAATTCAATTTAATGTTTTTCTTTGGAATGCCAGGGAATACAGCAGAATACATACAGGCATATTCAAGAACTGGAAGGAAACATCCTGGAATAGTTATTGATATTATGAGACCAACAAGAGATAGGGATCTTTCTTATTTAAAATACTTTAATGATTTTCATGAATATAAAGATTTATTAGTAGAACCTGTACCAATAAATAGATGGGCAAATAATGCAATATATAGTACCTTCTCAGGAATATTTTCTTCTTTAATTTTAAATTATTATGATTTTAAATTAAAAGATAAATATGAAAATGTATATATGGATAAAAATTTAAAAAGTGCTATCGAAAATGGAGACATTAAAGCAGAAGAAGTAAAAAAACATATCTTAAATATCTATAATTGTCTAAGAGATGATAGAGAACTAGATATAGCGAAAAACTATTCTCAAGTTATAGATGAGACAGTAGATTTCTTTTTTGAAGAAATAAAACGAAAATCGTTTGATGGAAAAACATATATAACGACTTTATTGGATGAATTATTAATAGAATTTAGACAACCTATGAATAGTTTAAGGGATACCGATAAAAATGTGACAATAGAATTGACTTAA